The Elusimicrobiota bacterium genome includes the window TGTATAAGCAAATATAGAAAAAATATCAGAATGGTGAAAATATATGCGGGGCAATACTTGCCAGAATGGCGGCCCTACAAAGATTATAAACTTTCTTATAGTTCTCACAGGGCATTAGGAGGCGGAGTAGATCTGGATTTATCGCATGAAATTGATTATATGTTATGGGTTTTCGGATTTCCCAAACGTGTGTTATGTACAATGAGAAAAAAAATAAGCAGTTTAGAAATAGATTCTCCTGATTATTTTAAGGGAATTTATGAATATAAGGGATTTATTTCTGATGTTGAGCTGGATTATATAAGAAAAAAGGACCGAAAGCTGATCGTATTGGGTGAAAATAGTAATATTTTGGATGTAGATTTTATACGAAAAACCATAAGGATTATGGAAAAAGATCTAAGTAATTCAAATTTATTTGATTTCGAGAAAGGTTATATTGACGAAATAAAGGAATTCCTTG containing:
- a CDS encoding Gfo/Idh/MocA family oxidoreductase codes for the protein MINKNVIVIGYGSIGKRHVKNLLSLGIYPYVITAYPEKSDKIKFLGTIDDCKDADCGIICTPTANHLKDFKRLVEKAKCKSVLIEKPITDTIKDAMEIKSIAEKYGVEVFVAYNMRFIKAFELIKECISKYRKNIRMVKIYAGQYLPEWRPYKDYKLSYSSHRALGGGVDLDLSHEIDYMLWVFGFPKRVLCTMRKKISSLEIDSPDYFKGIYEYKGFISDVELDYIRKKDRKLIVLGENSNILDVDFIRKTIRIMEKDLSNSNLFDFEKGYIDEIKEFLGIVKKKNICGLNEAVDTMKLLGLEN